A stretch of Dermochelys coriacea isolate rDerCor1 chromosome 6, rDerCor1.pri.v4, whole genome shotgun sequence DNA encodes these proteins:
- the CDAN1 gene encoding codanin-1 isoform X6: protein MAAVLELLLREEVAPGAVVRWLDHGSSHRPAEENHVHDKLVPHRLLQKDFVPFLLNFLREQTSQILTNGPSTPAKTPNSKTLRSLANHGNQKTGSERKIGNSAGSCSSRMQLFPQRTPASSCTPDASFPSSAASSGSSAFTGSSLSGPSSDFPSTSPSFGCSPVFNHSEKRSSQKANLGSFLMSAPDVQPVRRGRRKGNSSASAIGRQVARDLGRSLTEEEDGKGDSTSLSGGRRKRNEVGPTSANSPPDQLNLNNLEEFPPMSAASGLTNKSKPSRRINPTPVSAERSHSKPKMCFTSTPVSQSPATRFPSGTSLETFAAIQEGNVTSIRGSSLQEEREMLKKERCKLLHQISPAGLCLDPSTPTKPNYSWSGSLATDGQLVTSADLSKVSCKKQLEQLAQLYSSCIAENLVPNIFLELFFVLQLLTSKGTTSSEDGENDMEFHQGCKDAVERQHFRNVHNCVYFAVQVLDCQFEIISHLEKGTLKLLAENERIASFSPGLHERLMKAYESSTAKVSLLLPSSVQSVSFQPETDNRSNFPSDRAFHIFKKQRDIFYELLREWEDNHEKPGWDFERVLGNRIRAMMNHLTAAYNHSHFARLFQKQLIQMCKGPIGGGTSWGDTPDQDVLNMLGSDNLSRLKRLQERFVVPQSIRGPCPPPAFPGCQQFFRDFILSAGSYQFNQHLMDSLCLKILELDGLTLVEHEPSDGEADMDEQDEKKRFTAALMTLRLLAKFLGFLVFLPYQTVEPPSRDLQESAVALRNQTLPVLDVLKLLRRSILNQRTVLTVPWVVEFLSLVDHFAPFLDYYGRVFSLLLQLYRCLVLSEDKEMSFLNKLLILAVLGWLFQVPSVPEELFFTSEVRQEGLMRDTKTSAQALDSVPLVDQQLLYTCCPFLGELRKLLASFVAGSGAKNGGFIRKITPTAAESLAPKPSITQQKLQVELEQAFFHNQPPSLRRTVEFVAERVGSNCVKHIKATLVAELVKRAEVMLQDKVKEEDANHSKLLDEVCAQLYDEGAQALHKGREFCRLKGPEAVRVLLSEETSAAVLSSAEDIAVGLATEKACTWLATNITALIKREVRTTFNRMLRVQGPSLPSEDAQGERKGCTPDCQHHAPFPSQIINEIKDVLCIAVGPRDEDEGIPYVQLECLLKRLSQTLQCRKFMCPTSEQQLARCTVELASLLGP from the exons ATGGCGGCGGttttggagctgctgctgcgagAGGAGGTGGCGCCCGGTGCCGTGGTGCGGTGGCTCGACCACGGCTCCAGCCACCGCCCAGCCGAG GAGAACCATGTCCATGACAAGCTGGTGCCTCATAGGTTGCTTCAGAAAGACTTTGTGCCTTTCCTGTTGAATTTTTTAAGGGAACAGACTAGTCAGATCTTGACCAATGGGCCCTCTACCCCTGCTAAAACCCCAAATTCTAAGACCCTCAGGAGCTTGGCTAACCATGGGAACCAAAAGACAGGGTCAGAAAGGAAGATAGGCAACTCAGCAGGGTCATGCAGCAGCCGAATGCAGCTCTTTCCCCAGAGGACCCCTGCTAGCTCCTGCACCCCAGATGCTAGTTTTCCCTCTTCTGCTGCATCAAGTGGCTCTTCTGCCTTTACTGGGTCAAGCTTGTCTGGCCCCAGCAGTGATTTCCCCAGCACCAGCCCAAGCTTTGGTTGCAGCCCTGTGTTCAACCACAGTGAGAAACGTTCATCTCAGAAGGCCAATTTGGGCAGCTTCCTTATGTCCGCACCAGATGTCCAGCCAGTGAGGCGAGGTAGAAGAAAAGGCAACAGTTCTGCCAGTGCCATTGGCCGGCAAGTGGCTCGGGACCTAGGGCGAAGCCTCACTGAAGAGGAGGATGGGAAGGGTGACAGCACATCGTTGAGTGGCGGGAGGAGGAAACGGAATGAGGTGGGTCCTACCTCAGCCAATTCCCCACCTGATCAGCTGAACCTCAACAACTTGGAGGAGTTCCCACCCATGAGTGCTGCTTCTGGCTTGACAAA CAAAAGCAAGCCATCAAGACGAATCAACCCAACTCCAGTGAGTGCTGAGCGCTCCCACTCAAAACCTAAGATGTGTTTCACTTCTACGCCAGTCAGCCAGTCTCCAGCTACTCGGTTTCCGTCTGGGACCAGTCTTGAGACCTTTGCTGCCATCCAGGAAGGGAACGTTACCTCCATAAGAGGGAGCAGCCTTCaagaggagagggagatgctGAAGAAAGAACG ATGCAAGTTGCTGCACCAAATATCTCCTGCAGGCCTGTGTCTGGATCCCAGTACACCTACCAAGCCTAATTACAGTTGGAGTGGAAGCCTCGCTACTGATGGTCAGTTAGTGACCTCTGCAGATCTCAGTAAAGTTTCCTGCAAGAAACAGCTGGAACAGCTGGCTCAGCTCTATTCATCTTGTATAGCAG AAAACCTGGTTCCAAATATTTTCCTGGAGCTCTTCTTTGTCCTGCAGCTGCTAACATCCAAGGGAACAACTTCTTCGGAAGATGGTGAGAATGACATGGAATTCCATCAAGGATGTAAAG aTGCAGTAGAGCGGCAGCATTTTCGAAATGTCCACAACTGTGTTTACTTTGCTGTGCAGGTCTTGGATTGTCAGTTTGA AATTATTTCTCATTTAGAGAAGGGGACATTGAAACTTTTGGCTGAGAATGAGCGGATTGCATCGTTTTCCCCTGGCTTGCATGAGAGACTTATGAAAGCTTATGAGAGCAGCACAGCCAAG GTGTCCCTCCTGCTGCCTTCATCTGTCCAGTCCGTTTCTTTCCAGCCAGAAACGGACAATCGTTCTAACTTTCCAAGTGACAGGGCTTTTCATATATTTAAGAAGCAAAG GGACATCTTTTATGAATTGCTGCGTGAGTGGGAGGATAACCATGAAAAACCAGGCTGGGACTTTGAAAGAGTTCTGGGCAACAGGATCAG AGCTATGATGAATCACCTCACAGCAGCCTATAATCACAGCCACTTTGCCAGGCTCTTTCAGAAACAGCTTATCCAG ATGTGTAAAGGTCCTATTGGTGGTGGCACAAGTTGGGGAGATACCCCAGACCAGGATGTCCTTAATATGCTGGGTTCCGATAACCTGAGCCGGCTGAAGAGGCTACAGGAGAGATTTGTCGTTCCTCAGAGCATCAGAGGGCCCTGCCCGCCCCCTGCCTTCCCAGGGTGCCAGCAGTTCTTCAGGGACTTCATTCTCAGTGCAGGAAG CTACCAGTTCAACCAGCACCTGATGGATAGCCTCTGTCTAAAGATACTTGAGCTGGATGGCCTTACTTTGGTAGAGCATGAACCTAGTGATGGGGAGGCAGATATGGATGAACAG GATGAAAAAAAGCGTTTCACTGCGGCCCTGATGACTCTCCGACTCCTTGCAAAGTTTCTAGGATTTCTTGTTTTCCTGCCATACCAAACAGTGGAACCACCAAGCAGAGACTTGCAGGAGTCTGCGGTGGCATTAAGGAACCAA ACCCTGCCTGTACTGGATGTATTGAAGCTCCTGAGACGATCTATCTTGAACCAACGTACTGTTCTTACCGTTCCTTGGGTTGTAGAGTTCCTCTCCCTTGTGGACCATTTTGCTCCATTCCTTGACTACTACGGGAGGGTattttccctcctgctgcagctgtACAG GTGCCTGGTCCTTTCTGAAGATAAGGAGATGAGTTTCCTGAACAAGCTACTGATACTTGCAGTGCTGGGCTGGCTTTTTCAG GTCCCCTCGGTCCCAGAGGAGTTGTTCTTCACCAGTGAAGTCAGACAGGAGGGGTTGATGAGGGACACTAAGACATCTGCTCAGGCTTTG GATTCTGTGCCTTTGGTGGATCAGCAGTTACTTTATACCTGCTGTCCCTTCCTTG GTGAGCTACGGAAGCTGCTGGCTTCCTTTGTGGCTGGCAGTGGAGCAAAGAACGGTGGCTTTATAAGGAAAATAACCCCAACTGCTGCAGAGTCCTTGGCACCTAAACCTTCTATCACACAGCAGAAATTGCAG GTGGAGCTGGAGCAGGCCTTCTTCCACAACCAGCCTCCATCCCTGCGGAGGACAGTGGAATTTGTGGCAGAGAGGGTGGGATCCAACTGTGTTAAGCACATCAA GGCAACACTGgtagcagagctggtcaaaagggCAGAGGTCATGCTGCAGGATAAGGTAAAGGAAGAAGATGCTAATCATAGCAAACTGCTGGACGAGGTGTGTGCGCAGCTATATGACGAAGGGGCGCAGGCTCTCCACAAAGGCAGAGA ATTTTGCAGGTTGAAAGGGCCTGAGGCTGTGAGAGTGCTGCTGTCAGAAGAGACATCAGCAGCA GTTTTGAGCAGTGCAGAAGACATTGCAGTGGGACTGGCTACTGAGAAGGCCTGCACCTGGCTGGCAACCAACATCACAG CACTGATCAAAAGAGAAGTGAGAACTACCTTTAATCGAATGTTGAGAGTCCAGGGGCCTTCCTTGCCCAGTGAGGATGCACAGGGGGAGAGGAAAGGTTGTACCCCCGACTGCCAGCACCATGCTCCGTTCCCCTCTCAGATCATCAATGAGATCAAA GACGTGCTCTGTATTGCTGTGGGACCCAGGGATGAAGATGAAGGAATTCCCTATGTCCAGCTGGAGTGCTTGCTGAAAAGACTGAGCCAAACACTTCAGTGCAGAAAG TTCATGTGTCCCACCTCGGAGCAGCAGCTGGCTAGGTGCACTGTAGAGTTGGCATCTCTCCTAG GGCCTTAA
- the CDAN1 gene encoding codanin-1 isoform X2, translated as MAAVLELLLREEVAPGAVVRWLDHGSSHRPAEENHVHDKLVPHRLLQKDFVPFLLNFLREQTSQILTNGPSTPAKTPNSKTLRSLANHGNQKTGSERKIGNSAGSCSSRMQLFPQRTPASSCTPDASFPSSAASSGSSAFTGSSLSGPSSDFPSTSPSFGCSPVFNHSEKRSSQKANLGSFLMSAPDVQPVRRGRRKGNSSASAIGRQVARDLGRSLTEEEDGKGDSTSLSGGRRKRNEVGPTSANSPPDQLNLNNLEEFPPMSAASGLTNKSKPSRRINPTPVSAERSHSKPKMCFTSTPVSQSPATRFPSGTSLETFAAIQEGNVTSIRGSSLQEEREMLKKERCKLLHQISPAGLCLDPSTPTKPNYSWSGSLATDGQLVTSADLSKVSCKKQLEQLAQLYSSCIAENLVPNIFLELFFVLQLLTSKGTTSSEDGENDMEFHQGCKDAVERQHFRNVHNCVYFAVQVLDCQFEIISHLEKGTLKLLAENERIASFSPGLHERLMKAYESSTAKVSLLLPSSVQSVSFQPETDNRSNFPSDRAFHIFKKQRDIFYELLREWEDNHEKPGWDFERVLGNRIRAMMNHLTAAYNHSHFARLFQKQLIQMCKGPIGGGTSWGDTPDQDVLNMLGSDNLSRLKRLQERFVVPQSIRGPCPPPAFPGCQQFFRDFILSAGSYQFNQHLMDSLCLKILELDGLTLVEHEPSDGEADMDEQDEKKRFTAALMTLRLLAKFLGFLVFLPYQTVEPPSRDLQESAVALRNQTLPVLDVLKLLRRSILNQRTVLTVPWVVEFLSLVDHFAPFLDYYGRVFSLLLQLYRCLVLSEDKEMSFLNKLLILAVLGWLFQVPSVPEELFFTSEVRQEGLMRDTKTSAQALDSVPLVDQQLLYTCCPFLGELRKLLASFVAGSGAKNGGFIRKITPTAAESLAPKPSITQQKLQVELEQAFFHNQPPSLRRTVEFVAERVGSNCVKHIKATLVAELVKRAEVMLQDKVKEEDANHSKLLDEVCAQLYDEGAQALHKGREFCRLKGPEAVRVLLSEETSAAVLSSAEDIAVGLATEKACTWLATNITALIKREVRTTFNRMLRVQGPSLPSEDAQGERKGCTPDCQHHAPFPSQIINEIKDVLCIAVGPRDEDEGIPYVQLECLLKRLSQTLQCRKFMCPTSEQQLARCTVELASLLVSDRVPIQGLKPQIQKKPERQQGKKNAVYGLLKSLLSVWKEDFGTSVPVQLMFSRKNVGYIAEVKQREWDLFLFMLNGLVGHGLMANAEIENCLHSLQELLWSSDFLEELETISRIFISEYHVAEPRTRPCELVRQPRGTVAAES; from the exons ATGGCGGCGGttttggagctgctgctgcgagAGGAGGTGGCGCCCGGTGCCGTGGTGCGGTGGCTCGACCACGGCTCCAGCCACCGCCCAGCCGAG GAGAACCATGTCCATGACAAGCTGGTGCCTCATAGGTTGCTTCAGAAAGACTTTGTGCCTTTCCTGTTGAATTTTTTAAGGGAACAGACTAGTCAGATCTTGACCAATGGGCCCTCTACCCCTGCTAAAACCCCAAATTCTAAGACCCTCAGGAGCTTGGCTAACCATGGGAACCAAAAGACAGGGTCAGAAAGGAAGATAGGCAACTCAGCAGGGTCATGCAGCAGCCGAATGCAGCTCTTTCCCCAGAGGACCCCTGCTAGCTCCTGCACCCCAGATGCTAGTTTTCCCTCTTCTGCTGCATCAAGTGGCTCTTCTGCCTTTACTGGGTCAAGCTTGTCTGGCCCCAGCAGTGATTTCCCCAGCACCAGCCCAAGCTTTGGTTGCAGCCCTGTGTTCAACCACAGTGAGAAACGTTCATCTCAGAAGGCCAATTTGGGCAGCTTCCTTATGTCCGCACCAGATGTCCAGCCAGTGAGGCGAGGTAGAAGAAAAGGCAACAGTTCTGCCAGTGCCATTGGCCGGCAAGTGGCTCGGGACCTAGGGCGAAGCCTCACTGAAGAGGAGGATGGGAAGGGTGACAGCACATCGTTGAGTGGCGGGAGGAGGAAACGGAATGAGGTGGGTCCTACCTCAGCCAATTCCCCACCTGATCAGCTGAACCTCAACAACTTGGAGGAGTTCCCACCCATGAGTGCTGCTTCTGGCTTGACAAA CAAAAGCAAGCCATCAAGACGAATCAACCCAACTCCAGTGAGTGCTGAGCGCTCCCACTCAAAACCTAAGATGTGTTTCACTTCTACGCCAGTCAGCCAGTCTCCAGCTACTCGGTTTCCGTCTGGGACCAGTCTTGAGACCTTTGCTGCCATCCAGGAAGGGAACGTTACCTCCATAAGAGGGAGCAGCCTTCaagaggagagggagatgctGAAGAAAGAACG ATGCAAGTTGCTGCACCAAATATCTCCTGCAGGCCTGTGTCTGGATCCCAGTACACCTACCAAGCCTAATTACAGTTGGAGTGGAAGCCTCGCTACTGATGGTCAGTTAGTGACCTCTGCAGATCTCAGTAAAGTTTCCTGCAAGAAACAGCTGGAACAGCTGGCTCAGCTCTATTCATCTTGTATAGCAG AAAACCTGGTTCCAAATATTTTCCTGGAGCTCTTCTTTGTCCTGCAGCTGCTAACATCCAAGGGAACAACTTCTTCGGAAGATGGTGAGAATGACATGGAATTCCATCAAGGATGTAAAG aTGCAGTAGAGCGGCAGCATTTTCGAAATGTCCACAACTGTGTTTACTTTGCTGTGCAGGTCTTGGATTGTCAGTTTGA AATTATTTCTCATTTAGAGAAGGGGACATTGAAACTTTTGGCTGAGAATGAGCGGATTGCATCGTTTTCCCCTGGCTTGCATGAGAGACTTATGAAAGCTTATGAGAGCAGCACAGCCAAG GTGTCCCTCCTGCTGCCTTCATCTGTCCAGTCCGTTTCTTTCCAGCCAGAAACGGACAATCGTTCTAACTTTCCAAGTGACAGGGCTTTTCATATATTTAAGAAGCAAAG GGACATCTTTTATGAATTGCTGCGTGAGTGGGAGGATAACCATGAAAAACCAGGCTGGGACTTTGAAAGAGTTCTGGGCAACAGGATCAG AGCTATGATGAATCACCTCACAGCAGCCTATAATCACAGCCACTTTGCCAGGCTCTTTCAGAAACAGCTTATCCAG ATGTGTAAAGGTCCTATTGGTGGTGGCACAAGTTGGGGAGATACCCCAGACCAGGATGTCCTTAATATGCTGGGTTCCGATAACCTGAGCCGGCTGAAGAGGCTACAGGAGAGATTTGTCGTTCCTCAGAGCATCAGAGGGCCCTGCCCGCCCCCTGCCTTCCCAGGGTGCCAGCAGTTCTTCAGGGACTTCATTCTCAGTGCAGGAAG CTACCAGTTCAACCAGCACCTGATGGATAGCCTCTGTCTAAAGATACTTGAGCTGGATGGCCTTACTTTGGTAGAGCATGAACCTAGTGATGGGGAGGCAGATATGGATGAACAG GATGAAAAAAAGCGTTTCACTGCGGCCCTGATGACTCTCCGACTCCTTGCAAAGTTTCTAGGATTTCTTGTTTTCCTGCCATACCAAACAGTGGAACCACCAAGCAGAGACTTGCAGGAGTCTGCGGTGGCATTAAGGAACCAA ACCCTGCCTGTACTGGATGTATTGAAGCTCCTGAGACGATCTATCTTGAACCAACGTACTGTTCTTACCGTTCCTTGGGTTGTAGAGTTCCTCTCCCTTGTGGACCATTTTGCTCCATTCCTTGACTACTACGGGAGGGTattttccctcctgctgcagctgtACAG GTGCCTGGTCCTTTCTGAAGATAAGGAGATGAGTTTCCTGAACAAGCTACTGATACTTGCAGTGCTGGGCTGGCTTTTTCAG GTCCCCTCGGTCCCAGAGGAGTTGTTCTTCACCAGTGAAGTCAGACAGGAGGGGTTGATGAGGGACACTAAGACATCTGCTCAGGCTTTG GATTCTGTGCCTTTGGTGGATCAGCAGTTACTTTATACCTGCTGTCCCTTCCTTG GTGAGCTACGGAAGCTGCTGGCTTCCTTTGTGGCTGGCAGTGGAGCAAAGAACGGTGGCTTTATAAGGAAAATAACCCCAACTGCTGCAGAGTCCTTGGCACCTAAACCTTCTATCACACAGCAGAAATTGCAG GTGGAGCTGGAGCAGGCCTTCTTCCACAACCAGCCTCCATCCCTGCGGAGGACAGTGGAATTTGTGGCAGAGAGGGTGGGATCCAACTGTGTTAAGCACATCAA GGCAACACTGgtagcagagctggtcaaaagggCAGAGGTCATGCTGCAGGATAAGGTAAAGGAAGAAGATGCTAATCATAGCAAACTGCTGGACGAGGTGTGTGCGCAGCTATATGACGAAGGGGCGCAGGCTCTCCACAAAGGCAGAGA ATTTTGCAGGTTGAAAGGGCCTGAGGCTGTGAGAGTGCTGCTGTCAGAAGAGACATCAGCAGCA GTTTTGAGCAGTGCAGAAGACATTGCAGTGGGACTGGCTACTGAGAAGGCCTGCACCTGGCTGGCAACCAACATCACAG CACTGATCAAAAGAGAAGTGAGAACTACCTTTAATCGAATGTTGAGAGTCCAGGGGCCTTCCTTGCCCAGTGAGGATGCACAGGGGGAGAGGAAAGGTTGTACCCCCGACTGCCAGCACCATGCTCCGTTCCCCTCTCAGATCATCAATGAGATCAAA GACGTGCTCTGTATTGCTGTGGGACCCAGGGATGAAGATGAAGGAATTCCCTATGTCCAGCTGGAGTGCTTGCTGAAAAGACTGAGCCAAACACTTCAGTGCAGAAAG TTCATGTGTCCCACCTCGGAGCAGCAGCTGGCTAGGTGCACTGTAGAGTTGGCATCTCTCCTAG TTTCAGATCGTGTTCCTATCCAGGGCCTTAAGCCTCAGATCCAGAAGAAACCTGAAAGACAGCAAGGGAAGAAGAATGCTGTCTACGGCCTTCTGAAATCGCTGCTGTCAGTTTGGAAGGAAGACTTTGGGACATCTGTTCCCGTTCAGCTGATGTTCAGCAGGAAGAATGTCGGCTACATCGCAGAAGTCAAGCAACGTGAG TGGGATTTGTTCCTGTTTATGCTTAATGGTCTTGTTGGTCATGGTCTCATGGCAAATGCAGAGATAGAGAACTGCTTGCATAGCCTCCAAGAACTTCTCTGGTCCTCA GATTTCTTGGAAGAATTGGAAACTATCTCTAGAATATTTATATCAGAGTATCATGTTGCAGAACCCAGGACTAGGCCTTGTGAATTGGTGAGACAACCAAGAGGTACTGTTGCAGCAGAAAGCTAG